The Tenrec ecaudatus isolate mTenEca1 chromosome 14, mTenEca1.hap1, whole genome shotgun sequence genome contains a region encoding:
- the SLC25A47 gene encoding solute carrier family 25 member 47 → MDFVAGAIGGICGVAVGYPLDTVKVRVQTESKYRGIWHCVRDTYRRERVTGFYRGLSLPVCTVSLVSSVSFGTYRHCLAHICRFRYGSTDAKPAKADITLSGCASGLVRVFLTSPTEVAKVRLQTQTQQRRLSASGPSTVPPTCPVATAPEPKYRGPLHCLTTVAREEGLKGLYKGSSALLLRDGHSFATYFLSYAILCEWLTPTGHSQPDVVGVLVAGGCAGVLAWAVATPMDVIKSRLQADGQGQQRYRGLVHCVVASVRESGPSVLFKGLPLNCCRAFPVNMVVFATYEAVLRVTRGLLS, encoded by the exons ATGGATTTTGTTGCTGGTGCCATTGGAG GTATCTGCGGTGTTGCTGTGGGCTACCCCCTGGACACAGTGAAG GTTAGGGTGCAGACGGAGTCCAAGTACAGGGGCATCTGGCACTGCGTACGAGACACGTACCGCCGAGAGCGG GTGACCGGCTTCTACAGGGGGCTCTCGCTGCCCGTGTGCACCGTGTCCCTGGTCTCCTCCGTGTCTTTCGGCACCTACCGCCACTGCCTGGCACACATCTGCCGGTTCCGGTACGGCAGCACCGACGCCAAGCCCGCCAAGGCCGACATCACCCTCTCGGGATGCGCCTCGGGCCTCGTCCGC GTGTTCCTGACCTCGCCCACTGAGGTGGCCAAGGTCCGCCTGCAGACTCAGACACAGCAGCGGCGGCTTTCAGCCTCGGGCCCCTCAACTGTGCCTCCCACGTGTCCCGTGGCCACTGCCCCAGAGCCCAAATACCGTGGGCCGCTGCACTGCCTGACCACAGTGGCCCGTGAGGAGGGCCTCAAGGGTCTGTACAAGGGCAGCTCGGCCCTGCTTCTCCGGGATGGCCACTCCTTCGCCACCTACTTcctgtcctatgccatcctctgtGAGTGGCTCACACCCACTGGCCACAGCCAGCCAG ATGTTGTGGGAGTGCTGGTGGCCGGTGGCTGTGCAGGGGTCCTGGCCTGGGCCGTGGCCACCCCCATGGACGTGATCAAGTCGCGCCTGCAGGCGGACGGGCAGGGCCAGCAGCGGTACCGAGGCCTGGTGCACTGCGTGGTGGCCAGCGTGCGGGAGTCGGGGCCCAGCGTTCTCTTCAAGGGGCTGCCTCTCAACTGCTGCCGGGCCTTCCCGGTCAACATGGTGGTCTTCGCCACCTATGAGGCCGTGCTGAGGGTTACCCGGGGCCTGCTCTCATAG